A stretch of DNA from Pangasianodon hypophthalmus isolate fPanHyp1 chromosome 2, fPanHyp1.pri, whole genome shotgun sequence:
CTAACCCTGCGTGACGCAGAAGcgaagtgcgcatgcgcagtaagCCCTGGTAGGCCGGCTCAAGGGGTGGGAGAAATCGTCAGAACACCTGGAAAGTTTACTCGTGAAACCTCGTGGCCGCGGCAGCGTGCTTTAGTATTTCCCTTGTCATTAGTGCTAAGTGTGTTTAACAAACAACATCGCACTCtgggttttttgtgtgttttagacaTTGTACCTGTTTTCTAGGCTTCTGTAAACATGCTGCCGAGTCGCTCTCCGCCACACGACTGGCTTGGCGAGTCGGAACCGCTGCTGTTCGACGACGAGTTTTGCCAGAACCTAATCAAGGACCTGCAGGCGATCCCCACGCCGCCGCAGTCTCCGCCGATCAAGGCCGACCTCGTGTCCACCGTGGATCACTTCGAGCTGGTGTCGGAGCTTTTGCTCGAGGACAGCGACATTTTGAACTGGAACTGTGATTTAGGCGATGATCGTGCGAGGTATTCCGTCTCGGACGACTGCTTGTGGCCATGCGCCGGGGAGAAATCGGCTGAAGAGAAAATGTCCGTCCTTTCCACGAGTCCTCTGCTTTCGGATATCGATACGGAAATCTTCGCCGAGATCGTCGGTTCCACGCTGGATTGTGAGGCGCTGATGCAGAGCGATGACTTGATCCTGAGCACCCCCGAGCAGAGCGAGACCTCCTCCGACTACGGCTCACTGTCCGCGGCCGGAGAATCATCCAGCGATTCCGGTGAGAATTTTCTTCTTATCACTGCTCATTTCCCTGCCGGTTACTGAGTGTACTCTGACTCTGTGCTGTGAACCAGTCAAACAGTCGTCCCCCTGTGAGAACTGTCTGTTATATCTTGGTATTCCTGAAGTTGTAGACAACacgattttttttctttctttttttttttatgcctttGTATGTGAGTGTCATCAAAATCCACATTTTGTTGTCTGGCtggtgttcagtagtgtagcaCTCACTTTTGCTGTAGCATTGCTTGGTTTTGGCTGCTCTGTTTTTGACATTAGTATatgtgtttgttctttttttttgtgtaacacAGAGGAGGAGATTGATGTGGTGACTGTGCGCCGCTCCAACACGTTCACTCGCTCACAGCAGCAGAAGGATGATGGCAGGCGTGAACAGCAGCAGGCACTGAAACGCCGTCACCTTGAGATCCAACAGCAACACAACTACGCCGCTCCTCGGCCCGCCTCACCCCCGCCCCCTTCGCTGAGTGTAAAACGTGCCCGCGGAAATATGAGACACTTCACCTCCCGCCACGCCTGCGACCTGGAGGACGATGAGGAGCGCCGCAGGACCCATAATGTTATGGAGCGACAGCGACGCAATGAGTTGAAGAACTGCTTCCTACGTCTGCGTGACCATGTGCCCGAGCTGTCGAACAACGACAAAGCATCCAAGGTGATGATACTAAAACGTGCTAAGGAGAGCATCCGCAACATGGAATCAGAGGGACAGAGGCTCAGTcaaaagagagacaggctgagagagaaacaagaaCAGCTCAAGGCCAGATTGGAGCAGCTCAAAAGGCTTTGAGGCTTCTGAAGACCATTTTGGGACTAGATACAGCTGGAGTACTGTTTGGGGCATGGCCAGCATTCACAGGCTGTCAGAGTCACAGCACTATTTACTGACTGTTCATCTCTAAGGAGATGGctaggtttctttttttattttagtttatgtAAAATTCCTTGTGGAAATATGCATCTTCAGTGTAAAAGTTGTTCTCAGAGTAGTTCTTTAAAGCTATGCCAAAATTTTTAGTCTtaaaatgagaatgaaaattGTATTTTCTATGCAATTTTATGTTGTTTACCTTAACCCTTTGCCAGTCTAAATCATCATTAATCTGTATAAATTTATAATCATTGAACATCTTAACATCTtaacaacccccccccccccccccccccccccacacacacacacacacacacacacaccatcattgAAAATGATCATGTGCTACTGATGTATGATTTTGGGCTGGATCCAAAAATGGTCAGATTTCTGGGGATGAATGTGATGTTTGTAAATGGTTGTGTTTGCTTTACTGGTAAGATGTTGAtacttgttctaatacagtCTAGGCATTTATATACTGGAAAGACAAGACCAGTTGGTTGACATTTGCATTATCAGTTGTACTTTGGAGTGTCATTCAAAAAATGAGTGTTCATATTTGAATCTCATTTTGTTGTGtgtcaaatataatatttttattctttgtcttaTCTACCTCTGCCAAGGAGActgggattattattattattgccttCATAATGGCAACTGTATAGAAGTCAGGTATTTTTGTCAGTTTCTTAATTATGTATGATAAATTATTTAGGTGTTATTTTGTTTGCAGAATTGAAGGTTTGTTCTTTTTAGCAGCACTTTTTATACTTCTATTAAACAGTAGACAATATATCTAGTCTGCCTCTGTTATTTCCTGGTATATGTTATACTCATTACTACTTATATGTGTAGAAAgattaagaaattaatatattattatttatatacaatataaagtaTTTCTATTTTAAGACAAATGTATATGGCAGGAAATGCTTTAGTCAGGGTGATGGAGTGGTGGTTGTCATTATTTAACAGCTTAAGAGCTCACCTTTGCTCATTGCAGTGTCAGTAAAACTGAGGAATGCCACTTGGCAGATAAGTTATCAGAGCCTTCAGAAGCTAATTGAATAGGCTTGTTTATCAGTCCCTGCTGATCTTTAGCCTTTAGCCTTCACTTTTTATGAAACTTGCTGTGGTACGGCATATAGGCCTTATAAAGCTTCTGGGAATTACTTGTGAAAATAAACTTAGAAGTCCATGTAAGACATAAAAATCatagtcaaaaataaataaagtaaatataaatagataaattttGTTCTCAGAGCAAAGTTTAGCGAGGAGTAATGCTAGGAGTAAGTCTTAAGCATGAAGTATGATGGTTGCATCGCTCTAAACAGATTTAATGCCACTTCCACCAACGAAATCCTAAGTACAAAAAACATCtacttctctgtccaatcaAAAACTCCACTGGACCAAATACAAACCTTAATAGATGCTTGGTGGAATAGAGAAAGACAACATACAGAGTAGATTTGGATGAGGACAAGAAAATGGTTTGCCAGAAGATAGTAGATGAAATTAATGTCTTGTATCCAGCTGTTTTGCACAGACAATTGCAAGGAAAGATGTTAAGTGCAAGCAAGCGGCTGTGGGCCAAGTCttgaaaatgttcatttcattGATCACATGCTCCTGAATACAAAACGACAGTGTAAACATTACACATGAATAGTGGAGCACCACAACACATTTTACTgctaattatgtttttttaatctctctaaTTTTCAAGAAATGCAGAAACAGAAGGATCGATATGAAATGGCATATGTAATGTCTTCTAAGCACTTCTCACATTCTACAGATTTCTCACATTACCCATCTTGTCTACTGCAGTGACAGCAGTTGTGACATTAGCCTAAAAAAATTCTTACTACACTGCATAATTATGttcaaatatgtatgtatacactcactgttcattttattaggaacacctgtacacctgtgcttttatgcagttatcccatcagctaatcatgtgacagcagcacaatgcataaaataatgcagatatacgataaatgataaatgaaattGAGTAGAGTGCTGTTGCAGGATAGAAAAGCAGTAGTGTAGTAGAGCTATAAGTACAGCGTTTTAAACTGAGCTGAAATCCTGCTCAAATAAGGACATTTGGGACAACATAAGGACAACAAGGGTTTAAAAGTGTCTAGTGTTGTCTAGTGTTGGTGTCAGTAGGTTCCATTTAAGAGCAGCATTGTAGCTAAACACTGCTTCTCCTTGCTTAGGCTTTACCTTAGACAGGACTAACTGCAAAAGTTTATAATGATCTGAGAGTTCTGCTCAGCTTGTATCATTGTGGCATATCAGATAAATACACTGGTTCAGTACTATTAAGTGATTTATAGACTAGTAATAATATCTTGAAGTCAGTTCTGTAACATACTGGTagccagtgtaatgatttaagAATGGAGTGATGTGTTCCTTTTTTAAGACAAGATAGTTGGCTATTAAGGACATGCTCTAAGCTTACAAGATAAAATTCCAGGTGAGTTCTTATTAAATCTTTCTTAATGATTTTGATATTTGTAAAACAGATATAAGGGGTTAAATGACTATTAATTTTAGTCTTGTACTTAACTAATAagtccaattaaaaaaaagtactggaCTAGTTAACTAGTCAGTTTATTCCATAGTTAGTGAAAACTTTCTATTACagcaaaagtataaaaatatacaatggatataaaaagtctacacacccctgttgaaattgcaggtttttctgatgacatcttggtttcatctgactgctgaaaccATGGTCCAcgaagagcttacaaagcatgtacgaGATCTCATTGCTGAAaagtattgatcaggagagaggtacaaaagaatttcagaAACATTAGACGTACCATGGATCACTCAAGGCCATCATTAACAAAATTGGCATTACccagaacaggatgtccctccaaaactgatgaaaggacaagaagaaaacttatcagggaggctgccaagacaCCTTCGGCAAGAAGCCCACCTAAATTGCCCCAAACCATGTGGGAAAATGAAACCAAGGTAGAAAGCCTACAGAAGCAACTGTTTATTTGGGATTAATCAGAATCATTTAATTGATGACAGGAGTAtgatatttactttattattatttatttggacGAGTTTAAATGTGGTAAATTCTGAGCACAATCACATActccattataaaagggtgtgtacacttgtgcaaccaagttattataagttttttcttttttctttctttcttttttttttttttttacctaaaatgtttctatttgtttttacttGAATTCTGTTGGtagctatatcacattaaatgtagaaaaagaACGAACATGAGTTaatttggtttcttttttttttttttaactttttttttttgcaaaaacctgcaattttagcaggggtgtctaagactttttgTATCCACTGTAAGGTATGTAACCACACTGTCACTGAATTAAATTTTAGTCCTTTTACATGCTACTACTGCATCAAGGCTTCTTTCCAAATGTGTGATATCACTTTATGCTTTCAGATATACTTTTATGTAAAGTATTTCTAATTAAATTTCTAATAGTTAAATCAGGTGGTCATTAAATCTTTTCATGGATACTGCAAAAGTATACGATATGTTCTGTGACATCTCAGTATTAAAGTGGTGATGCATTGATGTCATGAGTAAAGTTAATGTGAGCCAGCCAGAACAGAATTCAAAACAGTCAAGTGTCTCGTGTAACACAGGTTTCTCAGTACTGCAATGTCCATTTTAGTGGGCTTTCTGCCAAGAactattaaatactttttaaaaacttttgagTCTTTGGTGTTTTTGAACCACCAAGTTTTTGtgaacttttcccacctttaatgtgaaattgcaatttatacaaataaagtgaaaatcagaaactttttttagtTTCAACAACCTAGTTGCATATGTGTGCAcatccctaaactaatactttattgaagcatcttttgattttaatacaccactcagtctttttgagtaagagtctatcagcatggtaCATTGACTGTtttttgtagctattcatgattcctccaccttgataaaagccccagttctggctgaagaaaagcagccataAAGAAcgatgcttccaccaccatgcttcaccttgggtatggtgttcttctgtTGATGTACCAagcatatcttttggaattattatattgtttggaattgttctcatcagaccataacacattttgccacatgtttTAAGGTGATTCATTTGGACctagatgttttttgtgagaaagggcttctgtctagccgccctaccccatagcccagacatgtgaagaatacaagagattgttgtcacatgcagagagtaatcagtacttgtaagatattcctgcagctcctttaatgttactgtaggtctcttggcagctcTGGTAAGttttttcttgtccttttgtaaatttggtGGGATcacctgttcttggtgatgtcactgtggtgctccatttcctccacttgttgatgatggccttcacagtgttccatggtacagctaatgttttggaaattcttttatacccctctcctagTCAATATCTTtcgacaagtgagataccatacAGGCTTTGTAGTAGCTTCATCTGTCAGATGAAACCaggaatatttacatttatggcatttggcagaaatCCTTATCCAGgacgacttacatttatctcatttatacatctgagcagttgagggttaagggcccaacagtagcAGATTAGCAGTGCTGGGggttgaactcatgaccttctgatcagtagttcTTAACCACTGACCTACCACTGCCCTTGGTCATTTTCTTGAACAAGATATCAAGAAAATcccacagaaacagctggttTCATTGATCACAGCTGTACGATAATTACTTTTGGACAtaagattgaatgtgattgcttcattctgagcacagccacatccccaattacaAAAGggttatttttgtatttttaacacattagtgtaaattttttatttttttctatctttccCTAAATGTATCAGATTTCTCAGTttctcacttaatttttataaagattttaatttaacattaaggGTGGAAAAGGTTCTGACGTGATTTAtcttactttcatttttttttacttcacaaaaacctgccattttaacaggggtgtgtagacttttttatatccattgtatatagTATCCTCTCAGTTAATTTCAACCTCAGCTTGAATAAACTAAAGCACTTTGATTTCTGAACCTGTCTTTaacctaatgttttttttattacaatgtTATTTGTAGATCAAAACTGCAGTACTGAATTGCAGCCATGCCTAATTCATTATTGATGTATAATAAACATGTGGCCCACAGAGAATTTTTTAGGTCATTTGCAGTCCAAATTATAATCTGTTATGGACAAGATGCAGGACATACAGTATTTCATCAAAACTTTTATCAGTGTTTTGACTTTTGTTCATATTCAACTAGAACAGAATAGTGCATGAAATTTTACTATGTctcttcattatgtttttgtctgaaaagtgttttttttatgtgataaaataataaatgataaaataagtgTTTTGTTATGACAGCTTTGaattccacttctgtcagccatcagcaggaatctgaggctacaataCAATGAATACAGTGTACTTCAAtggcctccccagtcaccagaCTTGAATCTAATAgggcacctttgggatgtggtagaatgggacaGTCGCTACATGAATGACATATTgctgcagcaattatgtgatgcaatcatgtcaacatggaccagaatcccAAAGGAACAAGTAAAGTTAAGGAAAGTTTCCAATACCTTGTGGAACCCATGCCATGAAAGATTGAGGCACTGCTGAGGGCAAGGTAGGTCCTACCCAGGATGAGAATGGTCTTACCTTGATGGTCGCAGCAGACGACGAAAAATTAGTAACTTTGTGTATTATGAAAGAACTATAAACTCAAATGCTTTGCAGTTTTGGAAAATATACCAAAtatggtaaaataaaaatgtaagaggATTTTGAGCAATTTCAAACAAGTTTGCCCTAATGGTTTTGCCAGGGAGGGACTTCTGCAGCTCACACTAGAAGTGGAAAAATTGTCAGAGCAGAGTGAAAAAAACGTCTCAGATAAGGTTGGGAAACCTTTCCTGCTTGTGAATTTACAACCCAATAAGAAGTGTTTTATCATCTAATGAGAGTCAAGCATGAATGTATGGAGGATGAAAATGctcacaaaaaacaaacaaaacaaatacatacatacatatatacatacatacagccCCCTCTGAAGgcattggaacagcaaggccagttcttttgtttttgctatactcTGAAGaaatttgtgtttgagatcaaaagatgagcATGAGACGATAGATTAGAagttcagctttcatttc
This window harbors:
- the mych gene encoding myelocytomatosis oncogene homolog, which encodes MLPSRSPPHDWLGESEPLLFDDEFCQNLIKDLQAIPTPPQSPPIKADLVSTVDHFELVSELLLEDSDILNWNCDLGDDRARYSVSDDCLWPCAGEKSAEEKMSVLSTSPLLSDIDTEIFAEIVGSTLDCEALMQSDDLILSTPEQSETSSDYGSLSAAGESSSDSEEEIDVVTVRRSNTFTRSQQQKDDGRREQQQALKRRHLEIQQQHNYAAPRPASPPPPSLSVKRARGNMRHFTSRHACDLEDDEERRRTHNVMERQRRNELKNCFLRLRDHVPELSNNDKASKVMILKRAKESIRNMESEGQRLSQKRDRLREKQEQLKARLEQLKRL